The DNA window ttcttcttcttcttatccttcttttctttcttctctacCTCCTCTTCATCAGCATCTTCTTCTACAGCtgccttctttttctttttcttcttttcttcagTTTGGGCCGGTGATGGGATCGCTTGTTCTTTCACAACTTCTGGTTCTGTCCGTCCAAGAATAGAATCAGCAGAAGGATTGTAAACCTGGAAGGAAGACAGTGAAGATTATCAATTAAGATACAATTTACTGAACAGATCAACAATGTTTGATGACTTCAAACTGAGTtgtaattataatcaaattaaattgagTCAATATGGTTCCCATATCAGAATTGCAATTTTATGATTCATCCAAACATAGCTATAAAAAATTCTAACCTTAGCTGCGGTGATCATTGCACCTGCCCCCTTCTTGTCCTTGTCATAAAATTCAATCTTAGGTTTTCCTTTCGCTGAACCGGCGGAGTGGCCTAGTTCTCTACCTTCTAGATTCCTCAATCGTGCTTCAAGCtaaataacaaacaaataaataggAAGAAAAAACTAAATTCTCAATATGAAAGATTTGAgaacacaaacaaacaaacattaaggttttgttatacaaaataaaattttacaaaaacgCTCATAAGAACAAAATGACTTAACATAAAGAAAACAAACCTTGGCTCGGTTCTCCAATCCCATGGAGTTGTCTTCTCCATCACCAAGAGCATCAACTCGAATTGCCAAAGCAGTTTTCGCAGCAAGAGATCTCGAGATCTTTCCCTTATGTTTTGGTGCTGCCTGACCAATCAAAGATGCATGATAAATAAGCCCGTATTTAGGTGTAGCATGTTTGGTCTTTAGGGCTCTGAATAAAGCCTTTTCTGCCCCTAGAATTTGGACAGTACTTCCAGGTTGCTTAGCAAGATTCATTAAGCTTCCTCCATGAGCAATTAGTCGAGCACCAACGAGTTCACCAACGAGAGCGGTCAGATTAGGGGCAACAGTATTCATTCTGCTCTTCAGATAGTCGTACAGTTGAGCTCTATACTCTGATAGGGATAGAACCTGGTCACACAAGTCCCTGATGTTTGATAGATCGATCTCACTGACTTCAGTTCCCATTGAAATGTTGGATGCCTCTTTCAGTTCTGTCTCGGTTTCATCAGACAAAATCTGCAAATATTCATCATTTTTCATTTACTTGATAGcaaagatatataaatttaactgAAATTGCTCAACTGAAATTCATACAGAAATGCAGCAAAAAAAcattaggccttgtttgataaaagGTTATGATCTCATCATCGATTACTTCATGGATcaaattcatcaaacaaaatatcaaattacccttaatttatttttttaacgtcTTAAAATATTGAAGACAAATAATGTATTAGCCATTTACCTCATATAATCctaaatttaactttttcatccaacaaatgtttttataaataactcaaattatttccaaactacatcaaacaagcaatgaagaaaattatttgtatgaacCAGACAAGATCATGGCAAACAAAATACCTCTGAGAAATCAAGTTTCGCAGCATTTGTGCGGTCACCCATCAACTTCACAGTCTTGGCATATTGAATATTGTCCTGCACAATCTTAGCAAGCTCTGGGAAATGCCATCCATACCATTCTCGAACTCTCATTGCATAGGTATTGAGTTCCTTATCAAGATCATCCAATAAACCAATAGCCTGAATGATCATGGTATCCACCTGACAAAAAACAACACTTAGTATCAGATGGATCTTATATTTACTAACACAAGCAAAAAATAAGATCCAAAATCTTTAGAGAACATAAAATACCTTATCTGGACTAAACTTCAACTTGTATCTTGACAAGCTATGTGATAGACCCAAACTCATTGGAGCCAAATCTTGAACAGCTAAACCAGATATGAGTTCTGTCAACTGACTTCTCACTCCTCTCATGAGCTCCATGACACCATTGTTGTGAACACAATCAATTTGCTAGAAACATTAGAAGATACAATTtagtaaaacttaaatataaacatattaatcccctcttctagccaaGCGGCAACAACAGGTGGATATCCCAGcgcttaacccgcggggattagtcagcgttctcaaaaaaaatacaaaagaggGATAAACTAACCAGTTTCTCCTTAATTGCGTTTCCAAGCTTTGAGTCAGCTACTGCTAATGTTTCACCATCACAGTGAGAGCGCAAAAACTTCCGTAGACCCTTGCTGGGCTTACTATCTATTAGCAAAGTTGCAGCAGACAAAGCCTCGGATGTATTTTCAAACTTGTTGAAAGCTTTTAGCTTCACAATctatattaattcaaaacaagagATACTCTCTTACATTAGAAATCAACTATACAATAactaaaaatacaattaatcaTCAAATACAGCCAAACCAAGTTTTCATCTATTCATTTCTTAGAACATTCAAAAGACCAGaaatgaaaacatttttttcttgaaaatacTTGGAACAAGAACAGCTGTTAGATAAACACATGAGAGGATCTTATTACCTGTCTGGCAGAATCTGGTGACGCAAACTCCTTCCCCAAATCCTGAAATAAAAGGGTTACATAAGATGTTAAAGGAACACTCTCCTTGATACTAGAGTATAGAATAGTACAGATATGATAAGTTAGAGGTAAATACCTCAACTTTTGATAGCTTCCCTTCATCAAGTACTTTGAAAAGGGCAAAACCCGCCGGAGTTTCGAACAAAACGAGCATCTTTTAAGCTTCGAAATAACCTGATTATCACTAATAGGGTCAACTTTTGTTTACAGAATTAGATTAACCAAAAGAAGACCCAATGTTGTTGGAACAATTCACAACATTGGGTACATCTTTGGGGAGACAAAGCAGAAATGATGGTAAGAAGGATAGAGAATCTCATAACACTTACCTCACCAGTCACCACCACAGCCGCAGAGAGTTAGCAGAAGAAGGAAGAGAGAGGGTCTAGCCGCGCGTTTAGGGTTTAAGAGGCGCAGCCAATATTAATAAGAAACTGATCagggtttttttttctttctttttgggGTTTGTAAAAGAGAACATGTTTTATATCAACCCTAAATAATggcaaaaaaatcatttttgacCTCTAACTTACACTAGATATTCAAATTTAtgcatttaaataaaatattcgtTAATCTAAGCCTCGAACTTTATAGTTAGTTTGAAATCCATCCAAAAGTTAGGGTAAATCACTAACTCAAAATGCCTTGTTATTGagctgttttttttaaaacagctAATATCAAATTAGAGTATTTTCAGTACTATTTTATTTGGTAAGctagtatataatattacaataattaagtatccaacaaaaaaaaaatggaccAAATTAGATTGGAAAATTAGAAGATATGGTTAAAAATGAAAGGGTAAATAAGATCGATCAATCTATCTAAACTGAACCAAACTGGTTTAAATCGAACCGAAACAATTCAACTGACCAAATCTACGGTAATTTATAAAACTGTTAAACCGACTTCAAcaatttagttaattataagTTTAGTAGTGGTTAAACTGTCAAACTAACCGAACGgttatagttaaaattaatatactaaGTTATAATTGATGTTGGAATAATTAAGttttcaattattgaaataaaataaacataggAAAAGATTGACGATAAAAGACGAAATTATGAAATACATAAGCATCCCAGATGTTAACTGTCTAATTTGTATAATGAATGAGGAAAAAAGTAACCACATATTTAGGGAATGCTCGTTTATCTCTCAGCTATGGTACAAATTTACTAAGAATATGAATATCTCTAATTTTCCAAGAATGTGGAATGAGATTAGAGACATACTAATGATGAGGTTAAGGGAAACAACTTCTAtgcaaatgttttcaaatgcttctttTGAGCCCTGATTTACACTATCTTGAGGGAACAAATGCAAGAATCTATAGCACAGTTCTTAGAATGGAGGAAAAGGTTTGTGAAGATGTTGATGCAGATGACAATCCACTCATATACACTTGTAGAGGAATTTCAAAAAATGAAGACAACTGGAGACTAAGCCAAAGGTGAAATATTCCTTTCGAAATCGTCACAAgtaaatttagattaaaaaaaactgtagaacttgtttgtttgtgtttggTTGTTTGTTTGTCTTTGTAATTCATTTTGTTTGTCTGTAattcatttgttattttcatctaagttagggtttgtctagctttgattcttgaAACTCACTCCCActtttaggatttttaattaaatgacactaattcatttttcaaaaaaacaaataaataagcaTAGTtggtatttgttttttaaattaaatatatagtcaatatttattttttaaaaatattttaggtataattgtattatttaataatagttTCTAAAGAAGGAATAAAACCATCAAACCGAATGAATTGATCTTTTATCTCAATTAATAAATCGAaaccaataatttaattttttttaaccaattttAACGATTTAGTTGTGCATTTTGGTGTATATATTGACTAAATAGAACCATTTATATACctaattaaaatcaaaagtcAAATTGGTTTCTTCGTAGTCTATGCTTCAAAATTGGTCGATCAAACATGTCATTAGTGGTGTTAATCTAGTGGTTCAAGAAGAAAAATTGTTATAACGGAACGCGTGAGAATGACGTAAACAATAAACAGACAAagatttaacgtggttcaccaagatagaacttggctacgtccacccagaagagagattattattgagaagattGTTTATAGAGATGATATGTCAAACTAGGGTtataacacgagtttatataacactcggtcccctgAAACCCTAATACATAAACTCTAACAAATAGAGAATTGGGTCGGCCCATTAAGAAGGCTCAACTATTCAAGTTTATTCAACAAATCTtcaccttgacttgaattctCTCAGATGTCCCAggtgcattagtcaatgcccaaaTCTCCCAAATACATTCGTCAATGCCAGATGGCAcagatgcactcgtcggtgtcggatggcccagatgcactcgccggtgccggatggcccagatgcactcacCGGTgccagatggcccagatgcactcgctagtgctagatggcccagatgtattagtcaatactagatggcccaaatgcattCGTCAATACCATATGgtccagatgcattagtcaatgcccaaatgcattagtcaatgctcaGATGACCTAgacgcattagtcaatgcccagatggcccagatgcattagtcaatgcccaaatatattagtcaatactagatggcccaaatgcattCGTCAATACCATATGgtccagatgcattagtcaatgcccaaatgcattagtcaatgcttaGATGACCTAgacgcattagtcaatgcccagatggcccagatgcattagtcaatgcccagaTGTTCAATCTTTTCTATCTCTCTCTTCTAAAGTTGCCCCTAGGGCAACAACCAGTTTCTAACGTTAAGCAAGTCCAAACAATGTTGGAACTTGCTATGAGGAACTGGCTTGGTTAACATATCAGTAGGATTGTCAGCAATTCCTACCTTTTTCACCTTTATCCTCTTCTCAGTCCTTAGGAAATGATAAcgcacatcaatatgcttagtccGTTCATGATGAACTTGATCTTTGGCTAAGCATATAGCACTCAGACTGTCATAGAAGATAGTTGCTTGATCTTGATGTAGGCTCAGATCACTAATTAGTCTTTTCAGTCATATTCCCTCTTTAGAAACTTCTATTAATGTCATGTACTCTGCTTCTGTTGTAGATAAAGTCACAATAGGTTGTAGAGTCGCTTTCCAACTAACAACTGATCCCCCAAGAGTAAATACATAACTAGTCATAGATCTCCTACTATCAACGTCTCCAGCATAATCATAATCTGAATAACCAGTAATCAGACATTGTGTATCACCTCCATATATGAGACCAACATCAAAAGTTCCCTATAGATACCTGAATATCCTGTTCATAGCTTGCCAATGCTCCTTCCCTAGTTATACCATAAATCTGCTCACAACACTCACTGTCTGTGCCAGATTTGGTCTTGTACAAACCAtaacatacatcaaactccctactgCACTAGAATAAGGAACTCGAGTCATATACTTTTTCTCTTCATCTGTCTGAGGAGCAAACAAAGTAGTAAGATGAATATTAGTAGCACAAGGTGTATCTATATGTTTAGCTTATGACATTCCAAACCTTGACAACACATTCTCAATGTAACCTTTTTGTGATAAGAAAAGTTTCTTTTGCCCTCTATCTCTAAGAATCTCCATTCCTAGAATTTTCTGAGCTGCTCAtagatctttcatctcaaactcaacATTTAGAAGATCTTTTAGCTTCTAAACATTTGTTTTGCTCTTTAATGTTAATAACATGTCATCTACATTCAGGACTATGTAGATGAATGAGTCGTCCTTCAACTTGTTGTAGTACACACAATAGTCATATGCACTCCTCTTGTAGTTAAGTGACATCATAAAGTTGTCAAACCTCTTATACCACTACCTTGGAGACTATTTAAGTCCGTATAAAgacttcttcaacttgcaaacatatTTTTCCTTTCCTAGAACTTGGAAACCTTCTGGCTGAGTCATGTATATTTCTTCCTCTATCTCTCCATGTAGAAAGGTTATtttcacatcaagttgttcgAGCTCCAAATTCTGATGTGTCACTATTGCTAGTAACACCCTGATAGAAGTATGTTTGATTACTGATGAGAAAATTTCGTTATAGTCTACTCTCTCCTTCTGATTGAACCCCCTTGTAACAACTCGAGCCTTAAACTTGACTCCTTTAACAACTGTTATACCTTCTTTTTTCTTGAAAACCCATTTGCAGGTAATAACCTTTCTCCCTGTAGGCAAAGAGACTAACTCCCAAGTATGATTTttgtgaagtgattccatcTCATCTCCCATTGCTGTGAACCATTGCGCAGCTTCAAACCCGAATACAGCTTCTTTGTAAGTGGATGGTAAAGATGTATTCACTTCCTCCTCAGCAACCTATAGTGCATAACCAACCATATATTCATAACCGTATCTTTGAGGTGGTCTAACTCCAATCCTCCTTAACCAACCTTCAGCTACACTCTCATTAATAACTTCAGACAGTTGAGAATCTAATTATTCAGACTCTAGCAGCTGACCCTCAACATGGGGTTCTTTTTCCTTTTGTAAAGTAGTTTTTAACTCCACATGTTTGTTAACACTACTGCTTCCTGCTACAGATTTCTCAATAGAGTTAAGTATAGAGTTCTCATCAAAGATGACGTTTCTACTCAGAATAACTCATTTTCAGATGGAGACCATATTTTGTATCCTTCTACACCATCTCCATAGCCCACAAATACTCCTTTCTTTGCTCTTGGCTCTAGTTTACCGTCACTGACATGATAATAAACTGTGCAACCAAAAACTTTTACATTTGAGTAATCAGTAGATTTTCCACAccatacctcataaggtgttttacAGTTAATCCCGGTGTGAGGCCCacaatttatcaaataacaTGATGTAGTCACCGCCGCTGCCCAAAAATTTTATCAAGTTTTGCATTAGAGAGCATGCACCTTGCTCTTTCTAGTAATGTgttattcattctttcagctatACCGTTCTGTTATGGCGTATGCCTTACCGTGTGATGTCGAGCAATCCCTGCATCTTTGAAGAACTAATTGAAATCAAATGAACAAAACTCTAGACCATTGTCAGTTCGCAACcttttaattttctttccaATTTGATTTTCCACCAACGTTTTCCATTCTTTGAAGTATATAAAGGCTTCTCCTTTATTTCTCATGACAAACAACCAAGTCATccttgagaaatcatcaataattgtCAAGAAGTATCTCTGACCTCCAATAGATTCAACGCTAGCTGGACCCCAACAATCTGAAtggatataatcaagtgtgtctTTTGTCATGTGAATTGCCTTAGGAAACTTGTTGCGATGTAGTTTCCCAAAAACACAATGCTCACAGAAGTCAAGACTCGTGATCTTGTGACCTCTAAGAAGATCCTCCTTTGCTAGAATCTGCATCCCCtttcactcatatgaccaagCCTTATATGCCAAAGTTTAGTCATATCATCCTTGTGAATCTCTGAGGATGCAACAGAAATAGAACCTAGGACAGTAGAACCTTACAAGAAATATAGAGTGCCATTCTTGACACCTTTCAAAATAACATCAGAACCCTTGTAGACATTCAGAACTCCACTTTCACAGTTGAACCAATGTACTTTACTATCTAACATACTTAGAGATATCAAGTTCAATAATTTACTAAGTTAAGCCGTCAAACTAACCAAACGGTCacagttaaaattaatatactaaGTTGTACGGTAATTTGTAAAACTGGTAAACTAAAGTTGTACGGTAATTTGTAAAACTGCTAAACCAAATTCAATAATTTAGTTAGTAAGATTAGTAGTGATTGAACCTTCAAACTAACCGAACGATCacagttaaaattaatatactaaGTTATAATTGATACCctaataattaagttttcaattattgaaataCAATAAACATAGGAAAAGATTAACAACAAGAAACGGAATTAGGAAATACATAAGCATCTCAGATGTTAATTATCCAATTTGTGTAGTGAATGTGGAAAGTATTAACCACATATTTGGAGAATGCTCGTTTGTCTCTCAGCTATGGTACAAATTTGCTAAGAATGTGAATATCTCTAATTTTCCAGGAACGTGTAATGAGATTAGAGACATAGTAATGATGAAGGCCAAGGGCGACAACTTCTAtgcaaatgttttcaaatgtttcTTTGGAGTCCTGATTTACAATATCTGGAAGGAGAAAAATGCAAGAATCTATAACACAGTTCTTAGAATGGAGGAAAAGGTCTGTGAAGATGTTGTTGTATATGACAATACACTCATATACActtggagaggaattccaaaaAATGAAGACGACTAGAGACTAAGCCAAAGGTGGAATATTCCTTTCGAAATCGTCACAAGTAAATTTAGATTCAAAAAAACTGTAGAActtgtttgtttgtgtttggTTGTTTGTTTGTCTTTGTAATTCATTTTGTTTGTATGTAATTCATTTGTTGTTTTCATCCaagttagggtttgtctagctttgattcttgaAACTCACTTCCACTTTTaggatttttaatgaaattgcaCTAAgtcgttttctaaaaaaataaataaataagcatagttggtatttatttttaaattaaatatatagtcaatatttatttttttaaaatattttaggtataattatattatttaataatagttTCTAAAGAAGGAATAAAACGATCAAACCGAGTGAATTGATCTTctatctaaattaataaatcaaaatcaataatttaaatttttccaACCAATTTTAACGATTTAGTTGTGCATTTCGGTGTATATATTGACTAAATCGAACCATTTATAtacctaattaaaataaaattcaaattggTTTCTTTCGTAGCATATGCTTCAAAATTGGTCGATCAGACATGTTGTTCATAACTAGTCGATCAAACATGTCGTTGGTGGTGTTAATCTAGTGGTTCAAGAAGAAAAACAATATCAATTTGACCATCTAAATAGTTAAGTGGTTTAAGTTATTCATtgaatttatgtataaatagaaaatgataaaacttgGTGATTGGACTCCCTTCAAGACGGAGGGTAATAAGGTTGATTCGAATAACCAcgtaaactaataataatagataaatcaaaagaaaataacacaagCTATACAAAATTTGGCCAAACTACCTACGTCCTCGGAAGTGCcgtcaaatatattatttcactctTAAAGTTAAAACCTTATATTATATGGTATTTATAGAGTAGTACATCAGGTCACAAAGATTAAACTACTCTAGACTCGGTCCATTAACTCTAAACTTAATTAACATGTGTATACAAGTCACATACACAACAATCTCCACATTGACGAATATTTCATCTCGTAATAGATAAATCACATATCTCCATCTTCAATAAATTCAAGGCTTCTTTGAAGATAACAGTATAGAGTTTCAGACACTCCAAGTGGGCTAGCCTACCATCATT is part of the Impatiens glandulifera chromosome 1, dImpGla2.1, whole genome shotgun sequence genome and encodes:
- the LOC124919615 gene encoding probable nucleolar protein 5-2 — encoded protein: MLVLFETPAGFALFKVLDEGKLSKVEDLGKEFASPDSARQIVKLKAFNKFENTSEALSAATLLIDSKPSKGLRKFLRSHCDGETLAVADSKLGNAIKEKLQIDCVHNNGVMELMRGVRSQLTELISGLAVQDLAPMSLGLSHSLSRYKLKFSPDKVDTMIIQAIGLLDDLDKELNTYAMRVREWYGWHFPELAKIVQDNIQYAKTVKLMGDRTNAAKLDFSEILSDETETELKEASNISMGTEVSEIDLSNIRDLCDQVLSLSEYRAQLYDYLKSRMNTVAPNLTALVGELVGARLIAHGGSLMNLAKQPGSTVQILGAEKALFRALKTKHATPKYGLIYHASLIGQAAPKHKGKISRSLAAKTALAIRVDALGDGEDNSMGLENRAKLEARLRNLEGRELGHSAGSAKGKPKIEFYDKDKKGAGAMITAAKVYNPSADSILGRTEPEVVKEQAIPSPAQTEEKKKKKKKAAVEEDADEEEVEKKEKKDKKKKKQASEEKSAEEGENGEKKKKKRKHSEVEEEHQTETPSKKEKKKKKKSGD